Proteins from a genomic interval of Zingiber officinale cultivar Zhangliang chromosome 1B, Zo_v1.1, whole genome shotgun sequence:
- the LOC121975356 gene encoding uncharacterized protein LOC121975356, protein MVPVHQGKSKLSQHPNSLPKLIRNVCAQCHGSCLRSPSTLSSSVDEIFDSDLSHKELIMLELQARAIRAKWRKPQELFTGRLTWAVSPTTGRVCVASTIRDIGNHEEDKEEEEEIGSEAFFSVKSCFSCCSVELGASFCTELKDYEYWGRKLPSIWEEFKGCQGWPFGLCRRAVVVLPPLPDSPSDSWTWHKKNLQATKTPAYTAVRTMN, encoded by the exons ATGGTTCCTGTTCACCAGGGCAAGTCCAAGCTCTCTCAACATCCCAATTCGCTTCCGAAGCTCATAAGGAATGTCTGCGCTCAGTGCCATGGCTCCTGCCTCCGATCCCCCTCCACCTTGAGCTCCTCTGTCGATGAGATTTTCGACAGCGATCTCAGTCACAAAGAG TTGATCATGCTGGAGTTACAAGCAAGAGCAATAAGGGCGAAGTGGAGAAAGCCTCAGGAGTTGTTCACAGGGAGGCTCACTTGGGCTGTGTCGCCGACAACGGGAAGAGTTTGCGTTGCGAGCACGATAAGGGACATAGGCAATCATGAGGAAgacaaggaggaggaggaggagatcggAAGTGAAGCATTTTTCTCAGTGAAGAGCTGCTTCTCCTGCTGCTCGGTGGAATTAGGAGCATCATTCTGTACTGAGCTGAAGGATTACGAGTACTGGGGAAGGAAGCTGCCGTCGATATGGGAAGAGTTTAAGGGTTGCCAAGGGTGGCCTTTTGGGCTATGCCGCAGAGCCGTGGTGGTGCTGCCGCCATTGCCTGACTCTCCTTCAGATTCTTGGACGTGGCACAAGAAGAACCTGCAGGCCACTAAGACCCCTGCGTATACGGCTGTGCGTACAATGAATTGA
- the LOC121968718 gene encoding uncharacterized protein LOC121968718 isoform X1 encodes MGSPWNSPPEEPSPTLQPSDFDPFLLGFDPDEWLVDPHRFFVSVEEVEVLDFLDSPVTEISNLGVKEELPLPSIDETMKCVTLLEDSNEKPVNNGTASVKSSFDDAKVAFGNLDLDGSQGRVENDFSETTKANGASEDRASFLVNVANMSSEENCEAESDGSDEEIEESESSDSSSSSSSSEEEDSDDGYHEGKHSRCDSNISGGFLKGAEEEIEEGEIRDDNQDEMIIGSEEDEDIVKGPIRSKNEVEDLPPVPKIDVTLEPHHRVLSVGVISAVLDNKVVVNGLEKHNPLSEGSILWITEMRLPLGLVDEIFGPVKNPFYVIRYNSVKEIPAGISVGTAVSFVLEFATCILNYIELHKKSYDASGENDEELHDEVEFSDDEKEAWYKKSSRHAKRGNNNKCKAHPESFGNKRNFKCASMQKGMCLQVDQVSECPDRFPFSVTGPTESHIVANTFACSNYGSSGAGGSGVSSHAILASTPMPVQMSSLLGGAGGSGVSSHAILASTPMPVQMSSLLGGAGGSGVSSHAILASTPMPVQMSNSLSGAGGSGVSSHAIPAATPMPLQMSSLMGIPHQFQQLLNSVWLSGFLNLQQQSLGAQGFAANMLPSQQPGNHAWTQLHQSQAYSSFPSKLPFQHQLITNFQAHASIPRFDEPNLCTTSATIPIQELSGNIQEPSVPNQQNFGFPFGPTARGDVRPSHLGRGRKSFGGRKPHGRGGYHSYGRGGEQNKR; translated from the exons ATGGGAAGTCCGTGGAATTCTCCGCCTGAGGAACCCTCCCCGACGCTCCAACCCAGCGACTTCGATCCCTTCCTGCTCGGTTTCGACCCCGACGAGTGGCTTGTGGATCCCCACCGCTTCTTCGTGTCAGTGGAGGAAGTGGAGGTGCTCGATTTCCTTGATAGCCCTGTGACCGAAATATCTAATCTTGGGGTAAAAGAAGAGCTCCCGCTGCCCTCGATCGATGAGACGATGAAATGCGTGACTTTGTTGGAAGACTCTAATGAGAAGCCAGTGAATAATGGCACTGCGTCGGTAAAATCTAGTTTTGACGATGCCAAAGTGGCCTTTGGGAATCTTGATCTTGATGGCAGTCAAGGCCGGGTAGAGAATGATTTTAGTGAAACCACGAAGGCTAATGGAGCAAGTGAAGATCGTGCGAGTTTTTTGGTTAATGTGGCAAATATGAGCAGTGAGGAAAATTGCGAAGCTGAATCAGATGGGTCAGACGAGGAAATTGAAGAATCCGAGAGTAGCGACTCTTCTTCGTCCTCTTCAAGCAGCGAAGAAGAAGATAGTGACGATGGATATCACGAAGGTAAACATAGTCGGTGTGACAGCAATATTAGTGGAGGTTTTCTGAAAGGTGCTGAGGAAGAGATTGAAGAGGGTGAAATAAGAGATGATAATCAAGACGAGATGATCATTGGAAGCGAAGAGGATGAAGATATAGTGAAAGGTCCAATAAGATCCAAGAATGAAGTGGAG GATCTTCCTCCAGTGCCAAAAATTGATGTGACGTTGGAACCACACCATCGAGTACTCTCTGTTGGAGTAATTTCTGCT GTTCTGGATAACAAAGTTGTTGTTAATGGCTTGGAGAAGCACAACCCTCTTAGTGAAGGTTCCATTCTTTGGATAACAGAAATGAGATTGCCGCTTGGTTTGGTTGATGAAATATTTGGACCAGTAAAGAATCCCTTCTATGTCATAAGATACAATTCTGTAAAAGAGATTCCTGCTGGGATCAGCGTGGGAACTGCTGTATCTTTCGTCCTGGAGTTTGCTACGTGCATACTCAATTATATTGAGCTTCATAAGAAGTCGTATGATGCTTCAGGTGAGAATGATGAGGAGCTGCATGATGAGGTGGAATTCTCAGATGACGAGAAGGAAGCTTGGTATAAGAAATCTAGCCGTCATGCAAAAAGGGGGAATAATAATAAATGTAAAGCACATCCAGAATCATTTGGCAATAAAAGAAACTTCAAGTGTGCCAGTATGCAGAAGGGTATGTGCCTTCAAGTCGATCAGGTTTCAGAATGTCCCGACAGATTCCCCTTTAGTGTCACAGGTCCCACTGAGTCACACATAGTAGCCAATACTTTTGCATGCTCTAACTATGGTTCTTCTGGAGCTGGAGGTTCCGGTGTTAGTTCTCATGCCATACTTGCATCTACTCCAATGCCTGTACAAATGAGTAGCTTACTAGGTGGAGCTGGAGGTTCCGGTGTTAGTTCTCATGCCATACTTGCATCTACTCCAATGCCTGTACAAATGAGTAGCTTACTAGGTGGAGCTGGAGGTTCCGGTGTTAGTTCTCATGCCATACTTGCATCTACTCCAATGCCTGTACAAATGAGTAACTCACTGAGTGGAGCTGGAGGTTCCGGTGTTAGTTCTCATGCCATACCTGCAGCTACTCCAATGCCTCTACAAATGAGTAGCTTAATGGGTATACCACATCAGTTCCAGCAGCTATTAAATTCTGTATGGTTAAGTGGATTCCTAAATCTGCAGCAACAGTCTCTAGGTGCACAAGGATTTGCAGCTAATATGTTGCCAAGCCAGCAGCCTGGGAATCATGCTTGGACTCAGCTGCATCAATCCCAGGCTTATAGTAGTTTTCCGAGCAAATTGCCATTTCAACATCAGCTCATTACCAATTTCCAGGCTCATGCTAGCATACCTCGGTTTGATGAGCCGAATCTGTGCACCACATCTGCTACCATACCTATTCAAGAACTGTCAGGAAATATACAAGAGCCAAGTGTTCCTAATCAGCAGAATTTTGGATTTCCATTCGGACCTACTGCCCGAGGTGATGTACGTCCCAGCCATCTTGGTCGAGGGAGGAAGTCTTTTGGCGGTAGAAAACCTCATGGTAGAGGAGGTTATCACTCCTATGGTAGAGGTGGTGAACAAAATAAGAGGTGA
- the LOC121968718 gene encoding uncharacterized protein LOC121968718 isoform X2 — MGSPWNSPPEEPSPTLQPSDFDPFLLGFDPDEWLVDPHRFFVSVEEVEVLDFLDSPVTEISNLGVKEELPLPSIDETMKCVTLLEDSNEKPVNNGTASVKSSFDDAKVAFGNLDLDGSQGRVENDFSETTKANGASEDRASFLVNVANMSSEENCEAESDGSDEEIEESESSDSSSSSSSSEEEDSDDGYHEGKHSRCDSNISGGFLKGAEEEIEEGEIRDDNQDEMIIGSEEDEDIVKGPIRSKNEVEDLPPVPKIDVTLEPHHRVLSVGVISAVLDNKVVVNGLEKHNPLSEGSILWITEMRLPLGLVDEIFGPVKNPFYVIRYNSVKEIPAGISVGTAVSFVLEFATCILNYIELHKKSYDASGENDEELHDEVEFSDDEKEAWYKKSSRHAKRGNNNKCKAHPESFGNKRNFKCASMQKGMCLQVDQVSECPDRFPFSVTGPTESHIVANTFACSNYGSSGAGGSGVSSHAILASTPMPVQMSSLLGGAGGSGVSSHAILASTPMPVQMSNSLSGAGGSGVSSHAIPAATPMPLQMSSLMGIPHQFQQLLNSVWLSGFLNLQQQSLGAQGFAANMLPSQQPGNHAWTQLHQSQAYSSFPSKLPFQHQLITNFQAHASIPRFDEPNLCTTSATIPIQELSGNIQEPSVPNQQNFGFPFGPTARGDVRPSHLGRGRKSFGGRKPHGRGGYHSYGRGGEQNKR; from the exons ATGGGAAGTCCGTGGAATTCTCCGCCTGAGGAACCCTCCCCGACGCTCCAACCCAGCGACTTCGATCCCTTCCTGCTCGGTTTCGACCCCGACGAGTGGCTTGTGGATCCCCACCGCTTCTTCGTGTCAGTGGAGGAAGTGGAGGTGCTCGATTTCCTTGATAGCCCTGTGACCGAAATATCTAATCTTGGGGTAAAAGAAGAGCTCCCGCTGCCCTCGATCGATGAGACGATGAAATGCGTGACTTTGTTGGAAGACTCTAATGAGAAGCCAGTGAATAATGGCACTGCGTCGGTAAAATCTAGTTTTGACGATGCCAAAGTGGCCTTTGGGAATCTTGATCTTGATGGCAGTCAAGGCCGGGTAGAGAATGATTTTAGTGAAACCACGAAGGCTAATGGAGCAAGTGAAGATCGTGCGAGTTTTTTGGTTAATGTGGCAAATATGAGCAGTGAGGAAAATTGCGAAGCTGAATCAGATGGGTCAGACGAGGAAATTGAAGAATCCGAGAGTAGCGACTCTTCTTCGTCCTCTTCAAGCAGCGAAGAAGAAGATAGTGACGATGGATATCACGAAGGTAAACATAGTCGGTGTGACAGCAATATTAGTGGAGGTTTTCTGAAAGGTGCTGAGGAAGAGATTGAAGAGGGTGAAATAAGAGATGATAATCAAGACGAGATGATCATTGGAAGCGAAGAGGATGAAGATATAGTGAAAGGTCCAATAAGATCCAAGAATGAAGTGGAG GATCTTCCTCCAGTGCCAAAAATTGATGTGACGTTGGAACCACACCATCGAGTACTCTCTGTTGGAGTAATTTCTGCT GTTCTGGATAACAAAGTTGTTGTTAATGGCTTGGAGAAGCACAACCCTCTTAGTGAAGGTTCCATTCTTTGGATAACAGAAATGAGATTGCCGCTTGGTTTGGTTGATGAAATATTTGGACCAGTAAAGAATCCCTTCTATGTCATAAGATACAATTCTGTAAAAGAGATTCCTGCTGGGATCAGCGTGGGAACTGCTGTATCTTTCGTCCTGGAGTTTGCTACGTGCATACTCAATTATATTGAGCTTCATAAGAAGTCGTATGATGCTTCAGGTGAGAATGATGAGGAGCTGCATGATGAGGTGGAATTCTCAGATGACGAGAAGGAAGCTTGGTATAAGAAATCTAGCCGTCATGCAAAAAGGGGGAATAATAATAAATGTAAAGCACATCCAGAATCATTTGGCAATAAAAGAAACTTCAAGTGTGCCAGTATGCAGAAGGGTATGTGCCTTCAAGTCGATCAGGTTTCAGAATGTCCCGACAGATTCCCCTTTAGTGTCACAGGTCCCACTGAGTCACACATAGTAGCCAATACTTTTGCATGCTCTAACTATGGTTCTTCTGGAGCTGGAG GTTCCGGTGTTAGTTCTCATGCCATACTTGCATCTACTCCAATGCCTGTACAAATGAGTAGCTTACTAGGTGGAGCTGGAGGTTCCGGTGTTAGTTCTCATGCCATACTTGCATCTACTCCAATGCCTGTACAAATGAGTAACTCACTGAGTGGAGCTGGAGGTTCCGGTGTTAGTTCTCATGCCATACCTGCAGCTACTCCAATGCCTCTACAAATGAGTAGCTTAATGGGTATACCACATCAGTTCCAGCAGCTATTAAATTCTGTATGGTTAAGTGGATTCCTAAATCTGCAGCAACAGTCTCTAGGTGCACAAGGATTTGCAGCTAATATGTTGCCAAGCCAGCAGCCTGGGAATCATGCTTGGACTCAGCTGCATCAATCCCAGGCTTATAGTAGTTTTCCGAGCAAATTGCCATTTCAACATCAGCTCATTACCAATTTCCAGGCTCATGCTAGCATACCTCGGTTTGATGAGCCGAATCTGTGCACCACATCTGCTACCATACCTATTCAAGAACTGTCAGGAAATATACAAGAGCCAAGTGTTCCTAATCAGCAGAATTTTGGATTTCCATTCGGACCTACTGCCCGAGGTGATGTACGTCCCAGCCATCTTGGTCGAGGGAGGAAGTCTTTTGGCGGTAGAAAACCTCATGGTAGAGGAGGTTATCACTCCTATGGTAGAGGTGGTGAACAAAATAAGAGGTGA
- the LOC122039432 gene encoding pentatricopeptide repeat-containing protein At2g03880, mitochondrial-like codes for MALTNCQVPALPESSLLSSETSKFTCKAIVDTGKYHSSSLTLSKNKSLREASKCGSLELASRAPTHDSFHADALETFKKMLHCGVQPTPLTFSSLLRSCADAGSLCMGRQIHSQIIVHGFSSNTILESALIAVYTRCGEVGNGRQIFETMGRKNAITWNSMIRGYSQIGNSEQALYLFGLMRRDGLAPDSFTFPALLAGATSAGSELLGEFTGVHAYAIKVGLERDCFVGSSLIAMYSTNGFFQDARQAFDSVSSKDVGVWSSIISANIKAQRANDALDLFTEMLNLNFQPNQFIFSSSLTACGQLSILETGKQVHASCLKSNDAMDTATQNSLISMYSNCGCIEEARRVFNSLEEYRRNVISFNSMISASAQHGYPKEAAELFEQLQQVGLRPDGITMLNLLSAFNHAGLVREGVSSFSAMVEGANDQVGYRHYACMVDMLSRAGKIDEALRFIIRDMPFEPDTPLWRIVLGACSKHRNLRVAKQVARLLLEMEPEEAANYVLLANVYARSGRWRQAEEVRQLMKGKGIEKEAGFSWIEIDKATHTFGVEDRSHPLSVKIYQKLQELMSGIEAVGYVPDISFTLHDLDGAGRRQSLYYHSEKLAFAFGDLSAARGVQLRIMKNLRVCGDCHNAYKQFSLITNREIVLRDKYRFHHFSKGACSCGDYW; via the coding sequence ATGGCACTGACGAATTGCCAAGTCCCTGCTCTGCCGGAATCTTCACTACTGTCTTCTGAAACTTCCAAATTCACCTGCAAAGCCATAGTCGATACTGGTAAGTATCATTCTAGCTCGCTTACCTTATCCAAAAACAAAAGCCTGAGGGAAGCATCCAAGTGTGGAAGTTTGGAGTTGGCGAGCAGAGCTCCAACGCATGATTCGTTCCATGCTGACGCTTTAGAAACCTTCAAGAAGATGCTGCACTGTGGAGTTCAACCGACACCGCTGACTTTTAGCAGCTTGTTGAGGTCCTGTGCTGATGCAGGATCTCTCTGCATGGGGCGACAGATCCATAGCCAGATCATTGTCCATGGATTTTCTTCAAACACTATCTTAGAATCTGCACTAATTGCTGTCTACACAAGATGCGGAGAAGTGGGAAATGGAAGGCAAATCTTTGAAACAATGGGGAGGAAAAATGCGATCACTTGGAATTCTATGATCAGGGGATACTCCCAGATTGGGAACAGCGAGCAGGCCCTGTACCTGTTCGGGCTAATGCGAAGGGACGGCCTTGCTCCGGATAGTTTTACATTCCCTGCTTTACTAGCCGGAGCTACTTCAGCTGGAAGCGAACTACTTGGAGAATTCACAGGCGTACATGCATATGCCATCAAGGTGGGATTGGAGAGAGATTGTTTTGTCGGATCTTCTCTGATCGCCATGTATTCGACGAATGGCTTCTTTCAGGATGCAAGACAAGCATTCGACAGTGTCAGCTCCAAGGACGTTGGTGTCTGGTCTTCGATTATCTCAGCAAACATTAAGGCGCAAAGGGCAAACGACGCACTGGATTTGTTCACCGAGATGCTGAACTTGAATTTCCAACCGAACCAATTCATCTTCTCGAGCTCGCTAACAGCTTGCGGTCAGCTGTCGATCCTGGAAACCGGGAAACAGGTTCATGCCAGTTGCTTGAAGAGTAACGATGCCATGGATACGGCGACGCAGAATTCCCTCATCTCCATGTACTCGAACTGCGGGTGCATCGAAGAGGCAAGGAGAGTCTTCAACTCGTTAGAGGAGTACCGCCGCAATGTAATTTCATTCAATTCCATGATCTCTGCTTCCGCGCAGCATGGATATCCAAAGGAAGCCGCAGAGCTTTTCGAGCAGCTGCAGCAAGTCGGACTGAGGCCCGACGGCATCACCATGCTAAACCTCCTCTCCGCCTTCAATCACGCGGGTCTCGTTCGCGAAGGCGTGTCGTCGTTCAGTGCCATGGTGGAAGGGGCAAATGATCAAGTAGGATACCGGCATTACGCCTGCATGGTGGACATGCTGTCGCGGGCTGGAAAGATCGACGAGGCTTTGAGGTTTATCATCAGAGACATGCCTTTCGAACCGGACACCCCTCTTTGGAGAATCGTGCTCGGAGCTTGCAGTAAACACCGAAACCTGCGAGTGGCAAAGCAGGTGGCCAGGTTGCTGCTGGAAATGGAACCAGAGGAAGCTGCAAACTATGTACTCCTCGCCAATGTCTACGCGCGATCGGGTAGATGGCGACAAGCCGAAGAGGTGAGGCAGTTGATGAAAGGTAAAGGCATAGAAAAGGAAGCAGGTTTCAGTTGGATTGAGATTGACAAAGCGACTCATACGTTCGGAGTAGAAGATCGGTCTCATCCATTGTCAGTAAAGATATACCAAAAGTTACAAGAACTGATGAGTGGCATCGAGGCAGTGGGTTACGTGCCTGATATCAGCTTCACGCTTCATGATTTGGATGGAGCTGGAAGAAGACAATCGCTCTACTACCACAGCGAGAAGCTGGCCTTTGCTTTCGGAGATCTGTCGGCTGCTCGAGGGGTTCAGCTTCGGATCATGAAGAATCTTCGAGTGTGTGGAGATTGCCACAATGCGTACAAGCAGTTCTCCTTGATCACCAACAGAGAGATTGTATTGAGGGACAAGTACAGGTTTCACCACTTCAGCAAAGGGGCGTGTTCCTGCGGTGACTACTGGTGA
- the LOC121968745 gene encoding protein THYLAKOID FORMATION1, chloroplastic-like → MASMPSASFSSPCRQASERRRSFAGLCSSSVTALRGSRFEVRKISKRMVFSCVPAAASYVPPTVSETKLSFLKAYKRPIPSIYNTVLQELLVQQHLMRYKKTYQYDAVFALGFVTVYEQLMEGYPSSEDRDTIFRSYITALKEDPEQYRIDAKKLEEWASSQTPSSLVDFASREGEVEAILKDISERAQGNGNFSYSRFFAIGLFRLLELANATEPAVLEKLCAALHINKPSVDRDLDVYRNLLSKLVQAKELLKEYVDREKKKREDRSASQKANEAITQFVGDISVF, encoded by the exons ATGGCCTCTATGCCATCTGCTTCCTTCTCCTCGCCCTGCAGACAAGCCTCAGAGAGAAGGCGGTCCTTTGCCGGCCTGTGCTCCTCCTCCGTCACCGCTCTCCGTGGATCGCGATTCGAAGTTCGTAAGATAAGCAAACGGATGGTCTTCAGCTGCGTGCCGGCCGCCGCAAGCT ATGTGCCGCCCACTGTATCAGAGACGAAATTGAGTTTTCTCAAAGCATACAAACGACCAATTCCAAGCATATACAACACTGTGTTGCAGGAGCTTCTTGTGCAGCAACATCTGATGAGATACAAAAAGACTTATCAGTATGATGCTGTCTTTGCCCTTGGCTTTGTAACCGTATATGAACAGCTGATGGAAGGGTATCCGAGCAGTGAGGATAGAGATACCATCTTCCGGTCATATATCACGGCTTTGAAGGAGGATCCTGAACAGTACAG AATTGATGCAAAGAAATTGGAAGAGTGGGCATCATCTCaaactccttcttctttggtAGATTTTGCCTCTAGGGAAGGAGAAGTGGAAGCCATTTTGAAAGACATCTCAGAGCGAGCACAGGGCAATGGAAATTTTAGCTATAGTCGTTTCTTTGCAATTGGACTGTTCCGTTTGCTTGAGCTGGCAAATGCAACTGAACCTGCAGTGCTCGAAAAG CTCTGTGCTGCATTGCATATAAATAAGCCTAGTGTTGACAGAGATCTTGATGTATACCGCAATCTTTTGTCCAAATTAGTACAAGCCAAGGAGCTTTTGAAGGAATATGTTGACAG agaaaagaagaaaagagaagatagATCAGCATCTCAAAAGGCTAATGAGGCCATCACGCAGTTCGTGGGAGATATTTCTGTCTTTTGA